Proteins co-encoded in one Capsicum annuum cultivar UCD-10X-F1 chromosome 9, UCD10Xv1.1, whole genome shotgun sequence genomic window:
- the LOC107842404 gene encoding probable LRR receptor-like serine/threonine-protein kinase At1g06840 isoform X4, producing MEGLIYRIYIFATAVHCYMLLVVAQITDPSEVSALISVKDSLIDSLKQLKDWKQGDPCTSNWTGVFCYNTFGDDGYLHVRELRFMNKNLSGSLAPELGKLSQLRILNFMWNNLTGRIPKEIGSITDLRLLLLNGNQLSGSLADELGYLSNLNRFQIDQNQISGEIPKSFSNLNRIRHIHFNNNSLSGQIPHELSNLSAILHLLLDNNNLSGYLPPEFSAFPDLEILQLDNNNFSGSEIPASYGNLSSLLKLSFRNCSLQGSIPDFSRIGNLSYLDLSWNQLSGSIPPNKLSNNMTTIILSHNRLNGSVPKSFSLLPSLQKLSAANNFLNGSISTNIWQNKTFTTTSRLVIDLQNNSISNISGAFEPPVNVTLRFQGNPICSDTSITNIEKYCGPDNGADDEPSNLTNPSDICPIQACPTDNYFEFVPALPELCFCASPLRIGYRLKSPSISYFDPYRQLFESYVTSSLDLDLYQLWVESYFWEKGPRLRMHLKLFPVVGVSTFNQSEILRISEIFASWDFPRSDLFGPYELLNFTLLGPYSYLNPEIQHKKESKGVLIACIVAAGAFAAFVSTIATILITRRHAKYQSIFSRKRLSSSLSIKVDGVKSFTFREMASATNNFDTSTQVGEGGYGSVFRGILADKTIVAIKRAKEGSLQGQNEFLTEIELLSRLHHRNLVVLLGYCDEEGEQMLVYEFMPNGTLRDWLSAKTKQNLKFGARLGIALGASKGILYLHTEADPPIFHRDVKASNILLDSKLTAKVADFGLSRLAPVQDDDGVLPNHVSTIVKGTPGYLDPEYFLTRKMTDKSDVYSLGVVFLEILTGMHPISHGKNIVRERSSWRWP from the exons TTTCAGCTCTAATATCCGTTAAAGATAGTTTGATTGATAGTCTGAAGCAACTGAAGGATTGGAAACAGGGTGATCCCTGTACTTCAAACTGGACAGGAGTTTTCTGCTACAACACTTTTGGTGATGATGGATACTTGCATGTCAGGGAACT CCGTTTCATGAATAAGAATCTCTCTGGAAGTTTAGCTCCTGAGCTAGGAAAACTATCCCAGCTTCGAATTTT AAATTTCATGTGGAATAATTTGACCGGGAGAATACCAAAAGAGATTGGAAGCATCACAGATTTGAGACTTCT GCTTTTGAATGGAAACCAATTGTCAGGATCTTTAGCGGATGAACTCGGATATCTATCAAATCTCAACAGATTCCAGATAGACCAGAATCAGATATCGGGAGAAATTCCAAAATCGTTTTCTAATTTAAATAGGATAAGACATAT CCACTTCAATAACAATTCACTAAGTGGTCAAATTCCACACGAGCTTTCCAACTTGTCCGCTATTCTTCACTT GCTTCTGGATAATAACAATCTATCTGGCTACCTTCCTCCTGAGTTTTCTGCATTTCCAGATCTGGAAATACT CCAACTTGACAATAACAATTTCAGTGGATCTGAGATTCCAGCTTCTTATGGAAACCTTTCATCGTTGTTGAAATT AAGTTTCAGAAATTGCTCTTTGCAAGGATCCATTCCTGATTTTAGCAGAATAGGAAACCTAAGCTATCT TGATCTCAGCTGGAATCAACTTTCTGGATCTATACCaccgaataagctttccaacaatatgacAACTAT TATTCTATCGCATAACCGTCTTAATGGATCTGTTCCCAAGAGCTTTTCTCTCCTTCCTTCCCTGCAGAAACT GTCAGCTGCGAACAACTTTCTGAATGGTTCCATTTCCACCAACATTTGGCAAAACAAGACCTTTACTACTACTTCCAGACTTGTGAT TGATCTGCAGAATAATTCAATTTCAAACATTTCGGGTGCTTTTGAACCTCCTGTAAATGTCACACTAAG GTTCCAAGGGAATCCAATCTGCAGTGATACAAGTATCACAAACATTGAAAAATACTGTGGCCCTGACAATGGAGCAGATGATGAGCCTAGTAATTTAACAAATCCAAGTGATATTTGTCCTATTCAAGCATGTCCTACTGACAACTATTTTGAATTTGTTCCTGCATTACCTGAACTATGCTTTTGTGCCTCCCCACTCAGAATTGGATACAGGTTGAAAAGTCCTAGCATATCTTATTTTGATCCGTACAGGCAGCTATTCGAGTCATATGTGACGAGTTCCCTTGACTTGGACCTCTACCAATTGTGGGTCGAATCATATTTTTGGGAAAAAGGACCTCGTCTGAGGATGCATTTGAAGCTTTTCCCGGTAGTTGGGGTCAGTACATTTAATCAAAGTGAGATTCTTCGTATTAGTGAGATTTTTGCCTCGTGGGACTTCCCACGAAGTGACCTATTTGGACCATATGAGCTCCTGAACTTCACACTGCTCGGACCTTATTCATACT TGAATCCTGAAATccaacataaaaaggaaagcaaagGTGTTCTGATAGCTTGCATTGTAGCAGCAGGTGCTTTTGCTGCCTTTGTTTCCACAATTGCCACTATATTAATCACAAGACGACATGCTAAGTATCAAAGCATCTTTTCAAGAAAACGTTTGT CTTCAAGCCTCTCTATAAAAGTAGATGGTGTTAAAAGTTTCACCTTCAGAGAAATGGCCTCAGCCACCAATAACTTTGATACCTCGACTCAAGTTGGTGAAGGCGGATATGGTTCTGTTTTTAGGGGAATTTTAGCTGACAAAACAATTGTTGCAATCAAGCGAGCAAAAGAAGGATCCCTGCAGGGGCAAAACGAATTCTTGACCGAAATAGAACTATTATCAAGGTTACATCACCGTAATCTAGTTGTGTTGCTTGGGTACTGTGACGAGGAAGGAGAGCAG ATGCTGGTTTATGAGTTCATGCCCAATGGAACTTTGCGAGACTGGCTTTCTG CTAAAACTAAGcaaaatttgaagtttggagcaaGGTTGGGGATCGCACTGGGTGCATCTAAAGGCATCCTTTACCTCCATACTGAAGCTGATCCACCCATATTCCACAGGGATGTCAAAGCCAGCAATATTCTTTTGGACTCTAAACTCACTGCCAAAGTTGCTGATTTTGGATTGTCTCGGCTTGCACCTGTCCAGGATGATGATGGTGTTCTGCCAAATCATGTGTCAACAATCGTGAAGGGGACACCT GGTTACCTTGATCCTGAATATTTCTTGACCCGTAAAATGACAGACAAAAGTGATGTCTACAGCCTTGGTGTTGTATTTCTGGAGATCTTAACCGGCATGCATCCTATCTCACATGGAAAAAACATTGTCCGTGAG AGAAGTTCGTGGCGTTGGCCCTGA
- the LOC107842404 gene encoding probable LRR receptor-like serine/threonine-protein kinase At1g06840 isoform X1 produces the protein MEGLIYRIYIFATAVHCYMLLVVAQITDPSEVSALISVKDSLIDSLKQLKDWKQGDPCTSNWTGVFCYNTFGDDGYLHVRELRFMNKNLSGSLAPELGKLSQLRILNFMWNNLTGRIPKEIGSITDLRLLLLNGNQLSGSLADELGYLSNLNRFQIDQNQISGEIPKSFSNLNRIRHIHFNNNSLSGQIPHELSNLSAILHLLLDNNNLSGYLPPEFSAFPDLEILQLDNNNFSGSEIPASYGNLSSLLKLSFRNCSLQGSIPDFSRIGNLSYLDLSWNQLSGSIPPNKLSNNMTTIILSHNRLNGSVPKSFSLLPSLQKLSAANNFLNGSISTNIWQNKTFTTTSRLVIDLQNNSISNISGAFEPPVNVTLRFQGNPICSDTSITNIEKYCGPDNGADDEPSNLTNPSDICPIQACPTDNYFEFVPALPELCFCASPLRIGYRLKSPSISYFDPYRQLFESYVTSSLDLDLYQLWVESYFWEKGPRLRMHLKLFPVVGVSTFNQSEILRISEIFASWDFPRSDLFGPYELLNFTLLGPYSYLNPEIQHKKESKGVLIACIVAAGAFAAFVSTIATILITRRHAKYQSIFSRKRLSSSLSIKVDGVKSFTFREMASATNNFDTSTQVGEGGYGSVFRGILADKTIVAIKRAKEGSLQGQNEFLTEIELLSRLHHRNLVVLLGYCDEEGEQMLVYEFMPNGTLRDWLSAKTKQNLKFGARLGIALGASKGILYLHTEADPPIFHRDVKASNILLDSKLTAKVADFGLSRLAPVQDDDGVLPNHVSTIVKGTPGYLDPEYFLTRKMTDKSDVYSLGVVFLEILTGMHPISHGKNIVREVNMACKSGIMFSILDNSMGSYPSECAEKFVALALSCCQDKPEDRPSMLEVVRTLETILRMIPYTDADPLDNKASFTETTSSSSYSNTRSGDLFASSSNVSGGDLISGVTLTITPR, from the exons TTTCAGCTCTAATATCCGTTAAAGATAGTTTGATTGATAGTCTGAAGCAACTGAAGGATTGGAAACAGGGTGATCCCTGTACTTCAAACTGGACAGGAGTTTTCTGCTACAACACTTTTGGTGATGATGGATACTTGCATGTCAGGGAACT CCGTTTCATGAATAAGAATCTCTCTGGAAGTTTAGCTCCTGAGCTAGGAAAACTATCCCAGCTTCGAATTTT AAATTTCATGTGGAATAATTTGACCGGGAGAATACCAAAAGAGATTGGAAGCATCACAGATTTGAGACTTCT GCTTTTGAATGGAAACCAATTGTCAGGATCTTTAGCGGATGAACTCGGATATCTATCAAATCTCAACAGATTCCAGATAGACCAGAATCAGATATCGGGAGAAATTCCAAAATCGTTTTCTAATTTAAATAGGATAAGACATAT CCACTTCAATAACAATTCACTAAGTGGTCAAATTCCACACGAGCTTTCCAACTTGTCCGCTATTCTTCACTT GCTTCTGGATAATAACAATCTATCTGGCTACCTTCCTCCTGAGTTTTCTGCATTTCCAGATCTGGAAATACT CCAACTTGACAATAACAATTTCAGTGGATCTGAGATTCCAGCTTCTTATGGAAACCTTTCATCGTTGTTGAAATT AAGTTTCAGAAATTGCTCTTTGCAAGGATCCATTCCTGATTTTAGCAGAATAGGAAACCTAAGCTATCT TGATCTCAGCTGGAATCAACTTTCTGGATCTATACCaccgaataagctttccaacaatatgacAACTAT TATTCTATCGCATAACCGTCTTAATGGATCTGTTCCCAAGAGCTTTTCTCTCCTTCCTTCCCTGCAGAAACT GTCAGCTGCGAACAACTTTCTGAATGGTTCCATTTCCACCAACATTTGGCAAAACAAGACCTTTACTACTACTTCCAGACTTGTGAT TGATCTGCAGAATAATTCAATTTCAAACATTTCGGGTGCTTTTGAACCTCCTGTAAATGTCACACTAAG GTTCCAAGGGAATCCAATCTGCAGTGATACAAGTATCACAAACATTGAAAAATACTGTGGCCCTGACAATGGAGCAGATGATGAGCCTAGTAATTTAACAAATCCAAGTGATATTTGTCCTATTCAAGCATGTCCTACTGACAACTATTTTGAATTTGTTCCTGCATTACCTGAACTATGCTTTTGTGCCTCCCCACTCAGAATTGGATACAGGTTGAAAAGTCCTAGCATATCTTATTTTGATCCGTACAGGCAGCTATTCGAGTCATATGTGACGAGTTCCCTTGACTTGGACCTCTACCAATTGTGGGTCGAATCATATTTTTGGGAAAAAGGACCTCGTCTGAGGATGCATTTGAAGCTTTTCCCGGTAGTTGGGGTCAGTACATTTAATCAAAGTGAGATTCTTCGTATTAGTGAGATTTTTGCCTCGTGGGACTTCCCACGAAGTGACCTATTTGGACCATATGAGCTCCTGAACTTCACACTGCTCGGACCTTATTCATACT TGAATCCTGAAATccaacataaaaaggaaagcaaagGTGTTCTGATAGCTTGCATTGTAGCAGCAGGTGCTTTTGCTGCCTTTGTTTCCACAATTGCCACTATATTAATCACAAGACGACATGCTAAGTATCAAAGCATCTTTTCAAGAAAACGTTTGT CTTCAAGCCTCTCTATAAAAGTAGATGGTGTTAAAAGTTTCACCTTCAGAGAAATGGCCTCAGCCACCAATAACTTTGATACCTCGACTCAAGTTGGTGAAGGCGGATATGGTTCTGTTTTTAGGGGAATTTTAGCTGACAAAACAATTGTTGCAATCAAGCGAGCAAAAGAAGGATCCCTGCAGGGGCAAAACGAATTCTTGACCGAAATAGAACTATTATCAAGGTTACATCACCGTAATCTAGTTGTGTTGCTTGGGTACTGTGACGAGGAAGGAGAGCAG ATGCTGGTTTATGAGTTCATGCCCAATGGAACTTTGCGAGACTGGCTTTCTG CTAAAACTAAGcaaaatttgaagtttggagcaaGGTTGGGGATCGCACTGGGTGCATCTAAAGGCATCCTTTACCTCCATACTGAAGCTGATCCACCCATATTCCACAGGGATGTCAAAGCCAGCAATATTCTTTTGGACTCTAAACTCACTGCCAAAGTTGCTGATTTTGGATTGTCTCGGCTTGCACCTGTCCAGGATGATGATGGTGTTCTGCCAAATCATGTGTCAACAATCGTGAAGGGGACACCT GGTTACCTTGATCCTGAATATTTCTTGACCCGTAAAATGACAGACAAAAGTGATGTCTACAGCCTTGGTGTTGTATTTCTGGAGATCTTAACCGGCATGCATCCTATCTCACATGGAAAAAACATTGTCCGTGAG GTCAATATGGCTTGTAAATCGGGAATAATGTTCTCCATTTTGGACAACAGCATGGGATCTTACCCCTCTGAATGTGCAGAGAAGTTCGTGGCGTTGGCCCTGAGCTGTTGCCAGGACAAACCAGAAGACAGACCCTCGATGCTGGAGGTGGTTAGGACGCTGGAAACCATACTCCGCATGATTCCCTATACTGATGCCGATCCTTTGGATAATAAAGCTAGTTTCACTGAAACTACgtcatcatcttcatattctaATACTAGAAGCGGAGACCTATTTGCATCATCATCCAATGTATCGGGTGGTGATCTTATTAGTGGTGTTACTCTTACTATTACACCTCGTTAA
- the LOC107842404 gene encoding probable LRR receptor-like serine/threonine-protein kinase At1g06840 isoform X2 yields the protein MVPLAVFLISALISVKDSLIDSLKQLKDWKQGDPCTSNWTGVFCYNTFGDDGYLHVRELRFMNKNLSGSLAPELGKLSQLRILNFMWNNLTGRIPKEIGSITDLRLLLLNGNQLSGSLADELGYLSNLNRFQIDQNQISGEIPKSFSNLNRIRHIHFNNNSLSGQIPHELSNLSAILHLLLDNNNLSGYLPPEFSAFPDLEILQLDNNNFSGSEIPASYGNLSSLLKLSFRNCSLQGSIPDFSRIGNLSYLDLSWNQLSGSIPPNKLSNNMTTIILSHNRLNGSVPKSFSLLPSLQKLSAANNFLNGSISTNIWQNKTFTTTSRLVIDLQNNSISNISGAFEPPVNVTLRFQGNPICSDTSITNIEKYCGPDNGADDEPSNLTNPSDICPIQACPTDNYFEFVPALPELCFCASPLRIGYRLKSPSISYFDPYRQLFESYVTSSLDLDLYQLWVESYFWEKGPRLRMHLKLFPVVGVSTFNQSEILRISEIFASWDFPRSDLFGPYELLNFTLLGPYSYLNPEIQHKKESKGVLIACIVAAGAFAAFVSTIATILITRRHAKYQSIFSRKRLSSSLSIKVDGVKSFTFREMASATNNFDTSTQVGEGGYGSVFRGILADKTIVAIKRAKEGSLQGQNEFLTEIELLSRLHHRNLVVLLGYCDEEGEQMLVYEFMPNGTLRDWLSAKTKQNLKFGARLGIALGASKGILYLHTEADPPIFHRDVKASNILLDSKLTAKVADFGLSRLAPVQDDDGVLPNHVSTIVKGTPGYLDPEYFLTRKMTDKSDVYSLGVVFLEILTGMHPISHGKNIVREVNMACKSGIMFSILDNSMGSYPSECAEKFVALALSCCQDKPEDRPSMLEVVRTLETILRMIPYTDADPLDNKASFTETTSSSSYSNTRSGDLFASSSNVSGGDLISGVTLTITPR from the exons TTTCAGCTCTAATATCCGTTAAAGATAGTTTGATTGATAGTCTGAAGCAACTGAAGGATTGGAAACAGGGTGATCCCTGTACTTCAAACTGGACAGGAGTTTTCTGCTACAACACTTTTGGTGATGATGGATACTTGCATGTCAGGGAACT CCGTTTCATGAATAAGAATCTCTCTGGAAGTTTAGCTCCTGAGCTAGGAAAACTATCCCAGCTTCGAATTTT AAATTTCATGTGGAATAATTTGACCGGGAGAATACCAAAAGAGATTGGAAGCATCACAGATTTGAGACTTCT GCTTTTGAATGGAAACCAATTGTCAGGATCTTTAGCGGATGAACTCGGATATCTATCAAATCTCAACAGATTCCAGATAGACCAGAATCAGATATCGGGAGAAATTCCAAAATCGTTTTCTAATTTAAATAGGATAAGACATAT CCACTTCAATAACAATTCACTAAGTGGTCAAATTCCACACGAGCTTTCCAACTTGTCCGCTATTCTTCACTT GCTTCTGGATAATAACAATCTATCTGGCTACCTTCCTCCTGAGTTTTCTGCATTTCCAGATCTGGAAATACT CCAACTTGACAATAACAATTTCAGTGGATCTGAGATTCCAGCTTCTTATGGAAACCTTTCATCGTTGTTGAAATT AAGTTTCAGAAATTGCTCTTTGCAAGGATCCATTCCTGATTTTAGCAGAATAGGAAACCTAAGCTATCT TGATCTCAGCTGGAATCAACTTTCTGGATCTATACCaccgaataagctttccaacaatatgacAACTAT TATTCTATCGCATAACCGTCTTAATGGATCTGTTCCCAAGAGCTTTTCTCTCCTTCCTTCCCTGCAGAAACT GTCAGCTGCGAACAACTTTCTGAATGGTTCCATTTCCACCAACATTTGGCAAAACAAGACCTTTACTACTACTTCCAGACTTGTGAT TGATCTGCAGAATAATTCAATTTCAAACATTTCGGGTGCTTTTGAACCTCCTGTAAATGTCACACTAAG GTTCCAAGGGAATCCAATCTGCAGTGATACAAGTATCACAAACATTGAAAAATACTGTGGCCCTGACAATGGAGCAGATGATGAGCCTAGTAATTTAACAAATCCAAGTGATATTTGTCCTATTCAAGCATGTCCTACTGACAACTATTTTGAATTTGTTCCTGCATTACCTGAACTATGCTTTTGTGCCTCCCCACTCAGAATTGGATACAGGTTGAAAAGTCCTAGCATATCTTATTTTGATCCGTACAGGCAGCTATTCGAGTCATATGTGACGAGTTCCCTTGACTTGGACCTCTACCAATTGTGGGTCGAATCATATTTTTGGGAAAAAGGACCTCGTCTGAGGATGCATTTGAAGCTTTTCCCGGTAGTTGGGGTCAGTACATTTAATCAAAGTGAGATTCTTCGTATTAGTGAGATTTTTGCCTCGTGGGACTTCCCACGAAGTGACCTATTTGGACCATATGAGCTCCTGAACTTCACACTGCTCGGACCTTATTCATACT TGAATCCTGAAATccaacataaaaaggaaagcaaagGTGTTCTGATAGCTTGCATTGTAGCAGCAGGTGCTTTTGCTGCCTTTGTTTCCACAATTGCCACTATATTAATCACAAGACGACATGCTAAGTATCAAAGCATCTTTTCAAGAAAACGTTTGT CTTCAAGCCTCTCTATAAAAGTAGATGGTGTTAAAAGTTTCACCTTCAGAGAAATGGCCTCAGCCACCAATAACTTTGATACCTCGACTCAAGTTGGTGAAGGCGGATATGGTTCTGTTTTTAGGGGAATTTTAGCTGACAAAACAATTGTTGCAATCAAGCGAGCAAAAGAAGGATCCCTGCAGGGGCAAAACGAATTCTTGACCGAAATAGAACTATTATCAAGGTTACATCACCGTAATCTAGTTGTGTTGCTTGGGTACTGTGACGAGGAAGGAGAGCAG ATGCTGGTTTATGAGTTCATGCCCAATGGAACTTTGCGAGACTGGCTTTCTG CTAAAACTAAGcaaaatttgaagtttggagcaaGGTTGGGGATCGCACTGGGTGCATCTAAAGGCATCCTTTACCTCCATACTGAAGCTGATCCACCCATATTCCACAGGGATGTCAAAGCCAGCAATATTCTTTTGGACTCTAAACTCACTGCCAAAGTTGCTGATTTTGGATTGTCTCGGCTTGCACCTGTCCAGGATGATGATGGTGTTCTGCCAAATCATGTGTCAACAATCGTGAAGGGGACACCT GGTTACCTTGATCCTGAATATTTCTTGACCCGTAAAATGACAGACAAAAGTGATGTCTACAGCCTTGGTGTTGTATTTCTGGAGATCTTAACCGGCATGCATCCTATCTCACATGGAAAAAACATTGTCCGTGAG GTCAATATGGCTTGTAAATCGGGAATAATGTTCTCCATTTTGGACAACAGCATGGGATCTTACCCCTCTGAATGTGCAGAGAAGTTCGTGGCGTTGGCCCTGAGCTGTTGCCAGGACAAACCAGAAGACAGACCCTCGATGCTGGAGGTGGTTAGGACGCTGGAAACCATACTCCGCATGATTCCCTATACTGATGCCGATCCTTTGGATAATAAAGCTAGTTTCACTGAAACTACgtcatcatcttcatattctaATACTAGAAGCGGAGACCTATTTGCATCATCATCCAATGTATCGGGTGGTGATCTTATTAGTGGTGTTACTCTTACTATTACACCTCGTTAA
- the LOC107842404 gene encoding probable LRR receptor-like serine/threonine-protein kinase At1g06840 isoform X3 → MMDTCMSGNCSRFMNKNLSGSLAPELGKLSQLRILNFMWNNLTGRIPKEIGSITDLRLLLLNGNQLSGSLADELGYLSNLNRFQIDQNQISGEIPKSFSNLNRIRHIHFNNNSLSGQIPHELSNLSAILHLLLDNNNLSGYLPPEFSAFPDLEILQLDNNNFSGSEIPASYGNLSSLLKLSFRNCSLQGSIPDFSRIGNLSYLDLSWNQLSGSIPPNKLSNNMTTIILSHNRLNGSVPKSFSLLPSLQKLSAANNFLNGSISTNIWQNKTFTTTSRLVIDLQNNSISNISGAFEPPVNVTLRFQGNPICSDTSITNIEKYCGPDNGADDEPSNLTNPSDICPIQACPTDNYFEFVPALPELCFCASPLRIGYRLKSPSISYFDPYRQLFESYVTSSLDLDLYQLWVESYFWEKGPRLRMHLKLFPVVGVSTFNQSEILRISEIFASWDFPRSDLFGPYELLNFTLLGPYSYLNPEIQHKKESKGVLIACIVAAGAFAAFVSTIATILITRRHAKYQSIFSRKRLSSSLSIKVDGVKSFTFREMASATNNFDTSTQVGEGGYGSVFRGILADKTIVAIKRAKEGSLQGQNEFLTEIELLSRLHHRNLVVLLGYCDEEGEQMLVYEFMPNGTLRDWLSAKTKQNLKFGARLGIALGASKGILYLHTEADPPIFHRDVKASNILLDSKLTAKVADFGLSRLAPVQDDDGVLPNHVSTIVKGTPGYLDPEYFLTRKMTDKSDVYSLGVVFLEILTGMHPISHGKNIVREVNMACKSGIMFSILDNSMGSYPSECAEKFVALALSCCQDKPEDRPSMLEVVRTLETILRMIPYTDADPLDNKASFTETTSSSSYSNTRSGDLFASSSNVSGGDLISGVTLTITPR, encoded by the exons ATGATGGATACTTGCATGTCAGGGAACTGTAG CCGTTTCATGAATAAGAATCTCTCTGGAAGTTTAGCTCCTGAGCTAGGAAAACTATCCCAGCTTCGAATTTT AAATTTCATGTGGAATAATTTGACCGGGAGAATACCAAAAGAGATTGGAAGCATCACAGATTTGAGACTTCT GCTTTTGAATGGAAACCAATTGTCAGGATCTTTAGCGGATGAACTCGGATATCTATCAAATCTCAACAGATTCCAGATAGACCAGAATCAGATATCGGGAGAAATTCCAAAATCGTTTTCTAATTTAAATAGGATAAGACATAT CCACTTCAATAACAATTCACTAAGTGGTCAAATTCCACACGAGCTTTCCAACTTGTCCGCTATTCTTCACTT GCTTCTGGATAATAACAATCTATCTGGCTACCTTCCTCCTGAGTTTTCTGCATTTCCAGATCTGGAAATACT CCAACTTGACAATAACAATTTCAGTGGATCTGAGATTCCAGCTTCTTATGGAAACCTTTCATCGTTGTTGAAATT AAGTTTCAGAAATTGCTCTTTGCAAGGATCCATTCCTGATTTTAGCAGAATAGGAAACCTAAGCTATCT TGATCTCAGCTGGAATCAACTTTCTGGATCTATACCaccgaataagctttccaacaatatgacAACTAT TATTCTATCGCATAACCGTCTTAATGGATCTGTTCCCAAGAGCTTTTCTCTCCTTCCTTCCCTGCAGAAACT GTCAGCTGCGAACAACTTTCTGAATGGTTCCATTTCCACCAACATTTGGCAAAACAAGACCTTTACTACTACTTCCAGACTTGTGAT TGATCTGCAGAATAATTCAATTTCAAACATTTCGGGTGCTTTTGAACCTCCTGTAAATGTCACACTAAG GTTCCAAGGGAATCCAATCTGCAGTGATACAAGTATCACAAACATTGAAAAATACTGTGGCCCTGACAATGGAGCAGATGATGAGCCTAGTAATTTAACAAATCCAAGTGATATTTGTCCTATTCAAGCATGTCCTACTGACAACTATTTTGAATTTGTTCCTGCATTACCTGAACTATGCTTTTGTGCCTCCCCACTCAGAATTGGATACAGGTTGAAAAGTCCTAGCATATCTTATTTTGATCCGTACAGGCAGCTATTCGAGTCATATGTGACGAGTTCCCTTGACTTGGACCTCTACCAATTGTGGGTCGAATCATATTTTTGGGAAAAAGGACCTCGTCTGAGGATGCATTTGAAGCTTTTCCCGGTAGTTGGGGTCAGTACATTTAATCAAAGTGAGATTCTTCGTATTAGTGAGATTTTTGCCTCGTGGGACTTCCCACGAAGTGACCTATTTGGACCATATGAGCTCCTGAACTTCACACTGCTCGGACCTTATTCATACT TGAATCCTGAAATccaacataaaaaggaaagcaaagGTGTTCTGATAGCTTGCATTGTAGCAGCAGGTGCTTTTGCTGCCTTTGTTTCCACAATTGCCACTATATTAATCACAAGACGACATGCTAAGTATCAAAGCATCTTTTCAAGAAAACGTTTGT CTTCAAGCCTCTCTATAAAAGTAGATGGTGTTAAAAGTTTCACCTTCAGAGAAATGGCCTCAGCCACCAATAACTTTGATACCTCGACTCAAGTTGGTGAAGGCGGATATGGTTCTGTTTTTAGGGGAATTTTAGCTGACAAAACAATTGTTGCAATCAAGCGAGCAAAAGAAGGATCCCTGCAGGGGCAAAACGAATTCTTGACCGAAATAGAACTATTATCAAGGTTACATCACCGTAATCTAGTTGTGTTGCTTGGGTACTGTGACGAGGAAGGAGAGCAG ATGCTGGTTTATGAGTTCATGCCCAATGGAACTTTGCGAGACTGGCTTTCTG CTAAAACTAAGcaaaatttgaagtttggagcaaGGTTGGGGATCGCACTGGGTGCATCTAAAGGCATCCTTTACCTCCATACTGAAGCTGATCCACCCATATTCCACAGGGATGTCAAAGCCAGCAATATTCTTTTGGACTCTAAACTCACTGCCAAAGTTGCTGATTTTGGATTGTCTCGGCTTGCACCTGTCCAGGATGATGATGGTGTTCTGCCAAATCATGTGTCAACAATCGTGAAGGGGACACCT GGTTACCTTGATCCTGAATATTTCTTGACCCGTAAAATGACAGACAAAAGTGATGTCTACAGCCTTGGTGTTGTATTTCTGGAGATCTTAACCGGCATGCATCCTATCTCACATGGAAAAAACATTGTCCGTGAG GTCAATATGGCTTGTAAATCGGGAATAATGTTCTCCATTTTGGACAACAGCATGGGATCTTACCCCTCTGAATGTGCAGAGAAGTTCGTGGCGTTGGCCCTGAGCTGTTGCCAGGACAAACCAGAAGACAGACCCTCGATGCTGGAGGTGGTTAGGACGCTGGAAACCATACTCCGCATGATTCCCTATACTGATGCCGATCCTTTGGATAATAAAGCTAGTTTCACTGAAACTACgtcatcatcttcatattctaATACTAGAAGCGGAGACCTATTTGCATCATCATCCAATGTATCGGGTGGTGATCTTATTAGTGGTGTTACTCTTACTATTACACCTCGTTAA